The proteins below come from a single Pararge aegeria chromosome 23, ilParAegt1.1, whole genome shotgun sequence genomic window:
- the LOC120634107 gene encoding uncharacterized protein LOC120634107, translated as MSSGVAWGCCSEVGDGEKFLAYSRCKEKYHLSCVGVDENFCTPKRCASWKCPTCVSSLPRKGIDENTPIRNVPASRCNKRPAINSPPEIMRTDSITRDDISDIVQSIMQRKFDEMLSKLNSTLLAALNEKLKPIQNEMLDMIKSMEHMSEQFEDVLREQKSTQDSLMELKTENKYLKSTVADLTGRICQLEQHSRAKNIEIQCVPEKKHENLINIVTEIGKVVNCKLTSEQILTCTRVAKLQRETNRPRSIVVEFVSPRLRDGMLAAVIKYNKANSDDKLNSERIGISGVKTQIYVAEHLSPANKMLHAAARIKAKQMNYRFTWVRNGRIFVRKDEESSFIWIKDNSSLDKII; from the coding sequence ATGTCTTCCGGAGTTGCTTGGGGGTGTTGTAGCGAAGTGGGTGATGGTGAAAAATTTCTTGCTTATTCGCGCTGTAAAGAAAAGTACCATCTCTCTTGCGTAGGGGTTGATGAAAATTTTTGCACCCCTAAAAGATGTGCATCTTGGAAATGCCCTACCTGTGTTAGCTCGCTGCCAAGAAAAGGTATAGATGAAAACACACCTATTCGTAACGTACCAGCATCTAGGTGCAATAAGCGACCCGCCATAAATTCACCCCCTGAGATTATGCGTACAGACTCCATCACGCGTGACGACATCAGCGACATCGTCCAAAGTATAATGCAGAGGAAATTTGACGAAATGCTTTCTAAGCTGAACAGCACCCTTTTGGCCGCtctaaatgaaaaattaaaaccaatTCAGAATGAAATGTTAGATATGATTAAATCCATGGAACACATGAGCGAACAATTTGAAGACGTATTACGGGAACAGAAATCTACTCAAGACTCACTTATGGAATTGAAAACCGAAAATAAGTATTTGAAATCTACTGTTGCTGATCTAACAGGTAGAATTTGTCAATTAGAACAACATTCTCGGGCTAAAAACATTGAAATACAATGCGTACCTGAAAAGAAACACGAAAATCTAATTAATATCGTTACTGAGATAGGGAAAGTCGTAAACTGTAAGTTAACAAGCGAGCAAATCTTAACTTGCACTAGAGTTGCAAAATTACAACGTGAAACAAATCGACCACGCTCTATTGTAGTTGAATTCGTCTCACCTAGATTGCGAGATGGAATGCTTGCtgctgtaataaaatataacaaagctAACTCAgatgataaattaaatagtgaaCGGATTGGTATTTCTGGAGTAAAAACGCAGATCTACGTTGCTGAGCACCTTTCTCCTGCTAACAAAATGCTTCATGCTGCTGCGAGAATTAAGGCTAAGCAGATGAATTACAGATTTACTTGGGTCAGAAACGGCCGTATATTTGTGCGCAAAGATGAAGAGTCGTCCTTTATCTGGATAAAAGACAATAGTTCTTTGgataaaatcatttaa